In the genome of Nycticebus coucang isolate mNycCou1 chromosome 12, mNycCou1.pri, whole genome shotgun sequence, one region contains:
- the ZNF689 gene encoding zinc finger protein 689 isoform X2: MQPGCAGPKPALISWLERNTDDWEPAALDPQENARGVTIQRKTRTRKKNGEKEVFLPKEAPRKGKRGRRPSKPRLIPRQTSGGPICPDCGCTFPDRPALENHKCAQNLKKPYPCPDCGRRFSYPSLLVSHRRAHSGECPYVCDQCGKRFSQRKNLSQHQVIHTGEKPYHCPDCGRCFRRSRSLANHRTTHTGEKPHQCPSCGRRFAYPSLLAIHQRTHTGEKPYTCLECNRRFRQRTALVIHQRIHTGEKPYPCPDCERRFSSSSRLVSHRRVHSGERPYACEHCEARFSQRSTLLQHQLLHTGEKPYPCPDCGRAFRRSGSLAIHRSTHTEEKLHACDDCGRRFAYPSLLASHRRVHSGERPYACDLCSKRFAQWSHLAQHQLLHTGEKPFPCLECGRCFRQRWSLAVHKCSPKAPNCSPRSALGGPSQKGNAL, translated from the coding sequence AAACCAGAACCAGAAAGAAGAATGGGGAGAAGGAAGTATTCCTACCCAAGGAGGCACCCCGCAAGGGAAAGCGAGGCCGGCGGCCTAGTAAACCCCGATTGATTCCCAGGCAGACATCTGGGGGCCCCATCTGCCCAGATTGTGGCTGTACCTTCCCTGATCGCCCGGCCCTGGAGAACCACAAGTGTGCTCAGAATCTGAAAAAGCCTTACCCTTGCCCAGACTGTGGGCGCCGCTTTTCCTACCCATCCCTGCTAGTCAGTCACCGGCGGGCACACTCTGGTGAGTGCCCCTATGTTTGTGACCAGTGTGGCAAACGTTTCTCCCAGCGCAAAAACCTCTCTCAGCACCAGGTTATCCATACAGGCGAGAAGCCCTACCACTGCCCTGACTGTGGCCGCTGCTTCCGTAGGAGCAGGTCTTTAGCCAATCACCGGACCACGCACACAGGCGAGAAACCCCACCAGTGTCCCAGTTGTGGACGTCGCTTTGCCTACCCCTCCCTGCTAGCCATCCACCAGCGAACACACACAGGAGAGAAGCCCTACACCTGCCTAGAATGTAACCGCCGCTTCCGCCAGCGCACTGCCCTAGTCATTCACCAGCGCATCCACACTGGTGAGAAGCCCTACCCATGTCCAGACTGTGAGCGGCGTTTCTCCTCATCCTCTCGTTTGGTCAGTCATCGGCGTGTACACTCTGGTGAGCGTCCCTATGCCTGCGAGCACTGTGAGGCCCGCTTCTCCCAGCGTAGTACACTGCTCCAGCACCAGCTCTTGCACACAGGAGAGAAGCCCTATCCCTGCCCAGACTGTGGACGTGCCTTCCGGCGGAGCGGCTCCCTGGCCATACATCGCAGCACGCACACTGAGGAGAAGCTGCATGCCTGTGACGACTGTGGCCGCCGCTTTGCCTACCCCTCACTGCTGGCCAGTCACCGGCGTGTGCACTCAGGCGAGCGGCCCTATGCCTGCGACCTTTGCTCCAAGCGCTTTGCCCAGTGGAGCCATCTAGCTCAACACCAACTACTGCATACTGGGGAGAAGCCTTTCCCCTGCCTTGAGTGTGGCCGATGCTTCCGCCAGAGGTGGTCTCTGGCTGTCCACAAGTGTAGCCCCAAGGCCCCAAACTGTAGCCCTAGATCTGCTCTTGGGGGGCCCAGCCAGAAGGGCAATGCCCTTTAG